Proteins from one Hoplias malabaricus isolate fHopMal1 chromosome 2, fHopMal1.hap1, whole genome shotgun sequence genomic window:
- the LOC136686214 gene encoding antigen WC1.1-like yields the protein MDSCVTLILLFSTFTLSTADSVRLVDGGSRCAGRVEVYRDGQWGTVCDYYNWDIRDVAVVCRELNCGEALGTARFGPGSGPILMGLVWCQGSESSLNNCDFESYYDQVCTSHDEDVGVTCSAHRKSRLTDGPHLCSGRVEVLHGETWSTVCDAGFDQQDAEVVCRELGCGLPVEVLGAAAFGRGDEHVWSEELQCTGNEDDITLCPVSPSLKPNCTYDNVGLMCSGKVGARLEEGWDSCSGRVELQYLSEWGTVCDGSWDMRAASVLCGQLKCGSAVAVLGSDWFGEGSDRIWADVFDCQGNETHLSQCPISSWSRAACSHKQDAGVICTNSSLALHEGLVRLSGGRECEGEVEVYFSQDWRRVLLDSWSVSEAFVVCRQLGCGSVLNFSPSSSSSPEHTHTCVRGFNCSGSEAHLGNCSGAEVVNCSSREQLSITCSGTSVRLVGSGGACAGRLEVFHSGSWGTVCGDLWDIKDAQVVCRQLQCGEALSAPVPARFGPGTGPIWLNEVQCEGNETSLWNCRYQLSEGGECGQKDEVGVVCSEFKEMRLTEGCEGTLEVFYNGTWGNVCENGMTEETVSLVCQELNCGKSGSERNGKARVESAPNWLDFVKCRTHDSTLWHCPSSPWGQNSCDNAYEVAHITCTDEGKSPHSHPTCFSSPHQKQCSSHLPLRLSGGEGSCSGRLEVYYNSKWGSICEDLWDIRDAQVVCRQLGCGPAQRADGSAVFGAGEGNFCLNRVKCRGNEIHLWDCPHSLKNHTDRSHRQDAGVTCADILEPPTTAVKTTTFFTTTVAQRVKRTVRPPAAVPSINPVSLLVLGALLFLVLVLLFVLFYQNRVLRRVLSKRRHETLTEAVYEEIDHRHFTKRIPSTQRGSILSEEQCSGYEDVDEEMLSAKSVTEEKAEYYDDAAPSGLIVSVFLFDFGETEKEDTAESYDDVLTAGQISESAAEDVSQIYDIVISADQNSPGGTEDMTENYDDAVPTGPSSNIMTMDAAESYDDVVTAGQDGGGGKDYEDVEEEPQTEMNHVTERPHPVSFLRKLHSNLFRRNK from the exons ATGGACAGCTGTGTGACTCTCATTCTCCTGTTCtccacattcactctctccacAGCTG ACAGTGTGAGGTTGGTGGATGGAGGCAGTCGCTgtgctgggagagtggaggtgtaTCGTGATGGACAGTGGGGAACAGTGTGTGATTATTATAACTGGGATATTAGAGATGTTGCAGTGGTGTGTAGAGAGTTGAACTGTGGAGAGGCCCTGGGTACTGCTCGGTTTGGTCCAGGATCAGGACCGATATTGATGGGATTAGTGTGGTGTCAAGGATCAGAGTCTTCACTCAATAACTGTGATTTTGAATCATATTATGATCAGGTCTGTACTTCTCATGATGAAGATGTTGGAGTCACCTGTTCAG CTCACAGAAAGTCCAGACTCACTGATGGTCCTCACCTGtgctctgggagagtggaggtgctTCATGGAGAGACctggtccacagtgtgtgatgctggctttgatcagcaggatgcagaggttgtgtgtagagagctgggcTGTGGGCTTCCTGTGGAGGTGCTGGGAGCAGCTGCTTTTGGCCGAGGGGATGAACatgtgtggtcagaggagcttcagTGTACAGGAAATGAAGATGATATCACTCTCTGCCCAGTATCACCTTCACTCAAACCCAACTGCACTTATGATAATGTGGGACTAATGTGTTCTGGTAAAGT AGGGGCTCGTCTGGAGGAGGGCTGGGACTCGTGTTCTGGTCGAGTGGAGCTCCAGTATCTCAGTGAGTggggcacagtgtgtgatggaagctgggatatgagagcTGCCAGTGTCCTCTGTGGTCAGCTGAAGTGTGGGagtgctgtggctgtgttggGGTCAGACTGGTTTGGGGAGGGGAGTGACCGGATCTGGGCTGATGTGTTTGATTGTCAGGGAAATGAAACCCACCTGTCACAATGTCCCATTTCATCATGGAGTCGAGCTGCATGCTCTCATAAACAGGATGCTGGAGTCATCTGCACGA ACTCTTCTCTGGCTCTTCATGAGGGGCTAGTGCGGTTGtctggagggagggagtgtgagGGGGAGGTGGAGGTGTACTTCAGTCAGGACTGGAGGAGAGTTCTGCTGGACTCCTGGAGTGTGTCTGAGGCCTTTGTGGTCTGCAGACAGCTGGGCTGTGGCTCTGTGCTCAActtctccccctcctcttcatccagtcctgaacacacacacacatgtgtgaGGGGTTTCAACTGCTCTGGGAGTGAAGCTCATCTGGGGAACTGCAGCGGTGCAGAAGTAGTAAACTGCAGCTCCAGAGAACAGCTCTCTATCACCTGCTCTGGTACGT CCGTCAGACTGGTGGGTTCTGGAGGAGCGTGTGCAGGAAGGCTGGAGGTCTTTCACAGCGGCTCATGGGGGACAGTGTGTGGTGACTTGTGGGATATTAAGGATGCGCAGGTGGTGTGCAGACAGCTGCAATGTGGAGAGGCCCTCAGTGCCCCGGTACCAGCCCGTTTTGGACCTGGAACTGGACCCATATGGCTGAATGAGGTGCAGTGTGAGGGGAATGAGACGTCCCTGTGGAACTGCAGATATCAGCTGAGTGAAGGGGGCGAATGTGGACAAAAGGATGAAGTAGGAGTGGTGTGTTCAG agTTTAAGGAGATGAGACTCACTGAGGGCTGTGAGGGGACTCTGGAAGTGTTCTACAATGGGACCTGGGGTAATGTGTGTGAAAACGGGATGACTGAAGAAACCGTTAGTCTGGTctgtcaggagctgaactgtggAAAATCTGGAAGTGAGAGAAATGGAAAAGCGAGAGTGGAATCAGCTCCTAACTGGCTGGACTTTGTGAAATGTAGGACACATGACTCCACTCTGTGGCACTGTCCATCTTCTCCCTGGGGTCAGAACAGTTGTGATAATGCTTATGAAGTGGCTCACATTACCTGCACAG ATGAGGGAAAATCACCACATTCTCATCCAACATGCTTTTCATCTCCGCACCAGAAACAGTGCTCAA GTCATCTGCCTCTCAGACTGAGTGGAGGAGAGGGAAGCTGCTCTGGGAGACTGGAGGTGTATTATAACTCGAAGTGGGGGTCCATCTGTGAGGATCTGTGGGACATCAGGGACGCTCAGGTGGTCTGCAGGCAGCTGGGCTGTGGGCCGGCGCAGAGGGCTGATGGGAGTGCTGTCTTTGGTGCTGGTGAAGGGAATTTCTGTCTGAACAGAGTGAAGTGTAGAGGGAATGAGATTCACCTGTGGGACTGTCCTCATTCCCTGAAGAACCACACTGACCGCTCCCACAGACAGGACGCTGGAGTCACCTGTGCAG acaTATTAGAGCCCCCTACTACTGCAGTCAAAACAACAACCTTTTTCACCACCACAG ttGCTCAGAGAGTGAAAAGGACAGTCCGTCCTCCAGCAGCTGTTCCCTCCATCAATCCAGTGTCTCTCCTGGTGCTGGGAGCGCTGCTCTTCCTGGTCTTAGTGcttctgtttgtgctgttttatcaGAACAGAGTGCTCAGGAGAG tgCTCTCTAAGAGGAGGCATGAGACTCTGACTGAGGCAGTCTATGAGGAGATCGACCACAGACATTTCACTAAAAGAATCCCCTCCACTCAAAGAG GGAGTATCCTCTCTGAAGAACAGTGTTCAGGATATGAGGATGTGGATGAGGAGATGCTCTCGG CAAAGTCAGTGACTGAGGAGAAGGCAGAATATTATGATGATGCTGCCCCCAGTGGTCTGATAG tcagtgtgtttttatttgattttggtgaaacagagaaagaggacaCAGCAGAGAGCTATGATGATGtcctcactgctggacagaTCTCTGAGAGcgcagcag AGGACGTATCACAGATTTATGACATAGTCATAAGCGCTGACCAGaactcacctggaggaacag AAGACATGACAGAGAACTATGATGATGCTGTTCCCACTGGACCAAGCTCCAACATTATGACAA TGGACGCAGCAGAGAGCTATGATGATgtggtcactgctggacaggaTGGAGGAGGGGGAAAAG ACTATGAAGACGTGGAGGAGGAGCCTCAGACAGAGATGAATCATGTGACTGAGAGACCACACCCAGTGTCTTTCCTCAGGAAACTACATTCAAACCTCTTCAGACGCAACAAGTGA